A genomic window from Cotesia glomerata isolate CgM1 linkage group LG7, MPM_Cglom_v2.3, whole genome shotgun sequence includes:
- the LOC123269835 gene encoding uncharacterized protein LOC123269835 isoform X3 yields the protein MDPKLNPTTAGHSLMYQAIEDDKLENIKLLLENGMDVNEPIITTGEFAGFTALHVACMKNKDHLVELLVKDYKADVNAMAADGTQPIHLACFYEPLNELDNYIYLVKLGSKIGTLVKANANVDAEFGQEIFSKHVKDREWCPDFGEKMPLVAYTVIYDKPSINYHFKKVNLDIISLTNKTLLMYAVEKTYYGYISIIMSNAEDPELIDKLINHRDNDDVPLSHYPFHPKKYPTFQYCKIGAFGLFDASLFTSNLSKWGADMNALINNDPATFLPNLSAYRSCPLLLEYSLPYYTSMSLSRVLYYATHPEEKDPEHLFRNCSESELIDYSLLIEKNQEDCIAIALKDLVFRGVFRLPVPEQEIKLMNELIASHENLRKIVDDYRMNFIEKELQKRFIEFGDNKMTMYDFFMQVFDCRKLKVLARDENLLDALDKFFNLDFYNNCLFQTYDDPIKIRIGDAKRRLRLLENLKKISSLREAIPLPFELVLDIVEYLNNKHLNVFITAFYSS from the coding sequence ATGGATCCAAAATTAAATCCAACAACAGCTGGCCACTCACTGATGTATCAAGCCATCGAAGATGACAAattggaaaatattaaattgttattagaAAATGGAATGGATGTAAATGAACCAATAATAACAACTGGAGAATTTGCTGGATTCACTGCATTGCATGTTGCATGCATGAAAAATAAAGATCACTTGGTGGAGTTACTAGTTAAGGATTATAAAGCAGATGTCAATGCAATGGCTGCTGATGGGACTCAACCCATTCATTTGGCTTGTTTTTATGAACCACTGAACGAATTGGATAACTATATTTACCTAGTAAAACTAGGCAGTAAAATAGGAACATTGGTGAAAGCTAATGCAAATGTTGATGCCGAATTTggacaagaaattttttcaaagcacGTCAAAGACAGAGAATGGTGTCCTGATTTTGGTGAAAAAATGCCACTAGTTGCTTATACtgttatttatgataaaccatcaataaattatcatttcaaaAAAGTCAACTTAGACATTATAAGTCTTACCAATAAAACATTGCTGATGTACGCTGTTGAAAAGACTTATTATGGATATATTTCAATCATTATGTCAAATGCTGAAGATCCTGAATTGATAGATAAGTTGATAAACCATCGCGATAATGATGATGTACCACTATCTCATTATCCATTCCATCCTAAAAAATATCCAACATttcaatattgtaaaattggGGCGTTTGGTTTGTTTGATGCGTCATTATTTACCTCTAACTTATCAAAATGGGGGGCTGACATGAATGCACTGATAAACAATGATCCAGCAACATTTCTTCCCAATCTCTCAGCTTATAGAAGCTGTCCATTACTACTGGAGTATTCTTTGCCTTATTATACTTCAATGTCCTTATCTAGGGTTTTGTACTACGCCACGCATCCTGAAGAGAAAGATCCTGAGCATTTATTTCGTAACTGTTCAGAAAGTGAGCTAATTGATTATTCACtgctaattgaaaaaaatcaagaagattGTATAGCTATTGCTTTAAAAGATCTGGTCTTTAGGGGTGTATTCAGATTACCTGTTCCAGaacaagaaataaaattgatgaacGAATTAATTGCCAGCCACGAAAATCTAAGGAAGATTGTAGATGACTACAGAATGAATTTCATCGAAAAAGAATTACAGAAGCGTTTTATTGAATTTGGTGATAATAAAATGACAAtgtatgattttttcatgcaAGTTTTTGactgtagaaaattaaaagttttggCACGAGATGAAAATTTACTGGATGCcctggataaattttttaacttggaTTTCTATAACAATTGCTTATTTCAGACCTATGATGATCCAATTAAAATCAGGATAGGCGATGCTAAGAGAAGATTAAGACTTCtcgaaaatttgaagaaaatttcatCACTTAGAGAAGCTATACCGTTACCGTTTGAACTGGTATTAGATATTGTTGagtatttaaacaataaacacTTGAACGTATTTATAACCGCATTTTatagttcataa
- the LOC123269779 gene encoding uncharacterized protein LOC123269779: MQWARDSGFGRSFPISRRKDEDAPKYRHNHVGEADLLEDAIFLKEMHSLLCHSFLQNKAIYNKLKILYPSAALKYPFERVSARMRQWRLKRKFPELTHGFNTLINLLNHDDKWKDLKSHNKGSLVVKPIMTRTDEVCGVAVADLEFLAIVKAALHQFIYFEEIPIKLGDIDGSRIIVMTVPFKTHSFPAAWTALNKDSFEDYNKLVRNGLSKVLGDVQPEKIYYDFHNKLFTALRGRYPATRLKGTLDAYSHLLYVNAMETIDLRARNAVHEIRIFSKIFLVALLPPQQIVKAFVQVVQNLNEQMFQKFELFLIYYLSEWLNKVGPSNLSFYNDVDGLSNCTRIHFNRLQNMSGVAPDTWSFLESATSIECESYRDVDKLAKRKLSVEEHHL, translated from the exons ATGCAATGGGCAAGGGACTCTGGATTCGGACGGAGTTTTCCGATATCTAGACGAAAAGACGAGGATGCTCCAAAATACCGGCACAACCATGTGGGTGAAGCTGATCTGCTTGaggatgcaatttttttaaaagaaatgcATTCTCTACTTTGTCACTCGTTTTTGCAGAACAAAGCGATCtacaataaattgaaaatctt gtatCCAAGTGCTGCGCTTAAATATCCATTCGAACGAGTATCAGCTCGAATGCGGCAGTGGaggttaaaaagaaaattcccAGAGTTAACTCATGGATTTAATACATTGATCAATCTTCTGAATCACGATGACAAGTGGAAAGATTTAAAATCGCACAACAAGGGCAGTTTGGTTGTTAAACCTATTATGACGAGAACAGATGAAGTCTGCGGCGTCGCCGTGGCCGACCTGGAGTTCCTCGCCATCGTCAAAGCCGCTCTCCACcagtttatatattttgaggAAATCCCAATTAAACTTGGAGACATCGATGGAAGTCGCATCATTGTTATGACTGTACCTTTTAAAACTCAC tctTTTCCCGCCGCATGGACAGCTTTGAATAAAGATTCCTTTGAAGATTACAACAAGCTTGTGAGAAATGGTTTGTCAAAGGTGTTAGGTGACGTTCaacctgaaaaaatttattatgattttcataataaattatttacagcgTTGCGAGGGCGCTATCCAGCGACAAGACTAAAAGGAACGCTTGATGCATACAGTCAT TTGTTGTATGTCAATGCAATGGAGACAATCGATCTACGCGCAAGAAACGCAGTCCATGAAATTCGCAtcttctcaaaaatttttttggttgcTTTGTTGCCTCCGCAACAAATTGTAAAAGCTTTTGTACAAGTGGTTCAGAATTTAAATGAACAAATGTTTCAAAAGTTTGAACTATTTTTGATATACTACTTGTCAGAATGGCTCAACAAAGTCGGCCCGAGTAATCTGTCATTCTACAATGATGTAGATGGCTTGTCAAATTGCACTAGGATTCATTTTAATCGCCTGCAGAACATGAGTGGGGTCGCGCCTGATACGTGGTCCTTCTTGG AGTCCGCAACTTCAATTGAATGCGAAAGTTATCGAGATGTGGATAAATTGGCTAAAAGAAAGCTATCAGTAGAGGAACACCACCTGTAA